From a region of the Besnoitia besnoiti strain Bb-Ger1 chromosome I, whole genome shotgun sequence genome:
- a CDS encoding hypothetical protein (encoded by transcript BESB_001830): MCPLFGGIIWFLTIIRDGSPIYSWTWHSLNIFGVGFLGDSHVATGAMDREVRLCSVREGNSSFACYCHSGRVKHVATLPRDSRHLWWTAAEDGTVRQYDSRELHACAPGGVHAPNVLISLHPRPRQAAAARVRLAFTPSPSSVSSSSASASASASASASSFSRPSLRLSLGAARDGAGASPQGYRARRAGDSPVAASPPAQPSGRRRSSSASGRKGADHLDLLNRRMFLRDPRSVLTKDRRLLREAYYEAQFAQRGGGRAAPQVKAVAVNPQQPEYIAIAANDPLLRVYDRRMLSLGSGLEGGGEGDGADRRSRGRDLRHVMPCDTFLPATLWSVPFEFDPNWERRFARLLTVTHLSWSPDGRRLGATYSGEQVYVFPFLDVTSRQAQPSLPVSYDWRRVRGVERRRGRRTRARGDKPARRAPPAAASASVQKDAKPEASAVVDGAPSDAPVEAELRRARYACAGILTRQDREALPSHTPAEAVKEMQARANQHRKANGKRDARRVRCRGWGEATQVAGTRETRRKQRLNGQQRPGGGGGRLFLSPVLSELSRGWRRFFFFLFLLPAVRNGEYVQAIVLLTRALNEATDADLRVPLLCNRAHAFIKRAARGDDLAAERDAVEAACLAPQNPKTFYRRIQALRQTRRPIVAFRVARDCQKRFPNVPDFSRVMKEISKELCRQRPAPRVLGGSGIRPFPAALSPSPVHSPRYYRSASGREKANAASGSGGRLGRRTEAPTAAAALGGRPATAEPAPVASAAGRPAPRAASREAEDEAVRDAAEERRSERETRPEKAPLTRSLGMCCAYAALESKPADADADPPEADSESISAKPPSQSDKADKLPGTGQPNISHNPTTQSASSSSSSSSSPSASSSPSASSTCSSSVAACSSSSSSASSSSSARETRKELRAETPEEAMERTLEASTLFVEHSEEASRPLWLHPAVGYAYRCRVPSWQGWPPLVFLKRLLRSKLRTWFRRRRPPKDIEEGGDSDADADSDADADAARGGGARGSGQGARRESSASKESGANPRRRELVDSEKLSARKSEAEKAADGPQSGDRAAAPPRTLRDTGHGASPRLSPLPPACSAAAAEVRKGRAEEGKHPGRSHGTPSFLAKRKTARDSGREHPSCARRLSKRLRRAAAASSPSASSAASSPSSFASSSSSSGSPTAATFAASSASGVVVSAGAAPQARGPRGRTAVRSGGDSDRESSSGVRALHSFSLFRRRDEESFSESSADDEAAERRGENYNSDVALEEYCRLCSDGAEDYDAALARMREAGESEISSDHISHTEGSMSDRSEDDEEPSLRVEQLQGRSMRGGDAGEGGGGGRPGGGSAATHADALEANADADAEADADASEVEPRSQAGAADSLDTSRRWRRDREKDSCAADAEGGGLRGARAAAEGHARGEESGAGRARRRVQPEELPRDKKGSSGARADAAEELDSNAEGRRRDEEGERPLDRDLIAAPDGGPEDGGPEDGDPEDEDDDSSFWSRDSSWPSFSEGEEDDELLPREVERRYFWDDDEEDTWPTVDVLEKHGFAPGSWRWTFATAREAEQHFLNANWAPTVDVGRFVGHCNAATDIKEVAFWGDGHVLAGSDDASVFAWRLNDGEVVNILRGHESHVNCVAVHPRGACIATSGIDDFIKVWSPTAEAPFALDEKALKILKNNQALMDEETVSSTGIFTGFRPEIIRHFLGRMGGRPSEGDRETYCNIQ, encoded by the exons ATGTGTCCACTTTTTGGGGGTATAATTTGGTTTTTAACGATAATCAGGGATGGATCTCCGATCTACAGCTGGACAT GGCATTCGCTGAACATCTTTGGCGTCGGGTTTCTGGGCGACTCTCACGTGGCGACAGGCGCCATGGACCGGGAAGTCCGCCTCTGCTCGGTTCGCGAAGGAAACTCGAG ctTCGCGTGCTACTGCCACAGTGGGCGTGTAAAGCACGTCGCCACGCTGCCGCGGGACTCGCGGCATCTCTGGTGgacagccgcggaagacg GGACAGTCAGACAATACGACAGCCGCGAGCTGCATGCCTGCGCCCCGGGTGGCGTCCACGCTCCCAAC GTTCTCATCAGTCTCcatccgcgaccgcggcaagctgctgcggcccgcgtgcgcctcgccttcacgccgtcgccgtcttctgtctcctcttcctctgcttctgcctctgcttctgcctctgcctccgcttcttctttctcgcggccttctctgcggctgtctctgggcgctgcgcgtgaCGGTGCGGGAGCGTCTCCTCAGGGGtatcgcgcgcggcgcgctggagactcgcctgtcgctgcttctccgcctgcgcagccgagcggccgcaggcgcagcagctcagCCAGTGGGCGCAAGGGAGCCGACCACCTCGACTTGCTAAATCGGAGAATGTTCCTGCGCGACCCCCGCTCGGTGCTCACGAAAGACAGGCGACTCCTGCGAGAGGCGTATTACGAAGCTCAGtttgcgcagcgcggcggcggccgcgcagcgcctcag gTGAAAGCCGTCGCGGTGAATCCGCAGCAGCCCGAGTACATCGCGATCGCCGCGAACGACCCTCTCTTGCGCGTTTACGACCGGCGCATGCTGTCGCTGGGGAGCGGCctcgagggaggcggcgaaggcgacggcgcggacaggcgaagccgcggcagagaccTCCGACACGTCATGCCCTGCGACACGTTTCTGCCTGCGACGCTCTGGAGCGTCCCCTTCGAGTTCGACCCGAACTGGGAGAgacgcttcgcgcgcctcctcacgGTCACGCATCTCAG CTGGTCCCCcgacgggcggcgcctgggtGCGACGTACAGCGGCGAGCAGGTCTACGTGTTCCCGTTCCTCGACGTGACCTCGCGGCAGGCCCAGCCCTCGTTGCCTGTCTCCTACGactggcgccgcgtgcgaggcgtggagcgtcgccgcggcaggcgcacgcgagcgcgcggcgacaagcctgcgaggcgagcgccgcccgccgcggcgtctgcgtcagtgcagaaggacgcgaagccggaggcctccgccgtcgtcgacggcgcacccagcgacgcgccagtcgaggcggagctgcggagggcgcgctaCGCGTGCGCGGGCATCTTGACGCGACAGGACCGCGAAGCTCTGCCGTCGCACACGCCTGCCGAGGCCGTTAAGGAGATGCAAGCGCGCGCGAACCAACACCGTAAGGCAAATGGgaaacgcgacgcgcggcgagtccgATGCAGAGGGTGGGGAGAGGCCACGCAGGTCGCAggcacgcgagagacgcgcagaaagcAGAGACTGAACGGCCAGCAAAGACctggggggggcggggggcggctctttctctctcccgtgTTGTCTGAGCTTTCGCGTGGTTGGAGgcgtttcttcttttttctgtttcttttGCCTGCAGTGCGAAATGGGGAGTACGTGCAGGCCATCGTCCTTCTCACGCGAGCTTTGAACGaagcgacagacgcagacCTGCGCGTGCCGCTTCTCTGCAaccgcgcgcatgcgttcatcaagcgcgcggcgcgaggcgacgacctcgcagccgagcgcgacgccgtgGAAGCCGCCTGTCTCGCCCCGCAGAACCCGAAGACGTTCTACAG ACGCATCCAGGCGCTGCGACAAACCCGTCGCCCGATTGTCGCGTTTCGCGTCGCTCGAGACTGCCAAAAGCGGTTCCCTAACGTGCCGGATTTTAGCCGCGTCATGAAGGAGATCAGCAAAGAACTCTG tCGGCAGCGACCTGCTCCACGCGTTCTGGGCGGGTCGGGGATTCGTCCCTTCCCGGCagcgctctcgccgtcgcctgtgcACAGTCCGCGGTACTACCGCTCTGCGTCAGgtcgcgagaaggcgaacgcggcgtCGGGCTCCGGCGGACGACTCGGGAGACGCACCGAGGCTCCgaccgctgccgccgctctggGGGGGAGGCCGGCTACGGCGGAGCCTGCGCCggtggcctccgccgccggcaggcctgcgccgcgcgccgcgagccgcgaagcggaagacgaggcggtgcgcgacgcggcggaggaaaggcgatctgagcgcgagacgcgtcCGGAGAAAGCGCCGCTCACACGCAGCCTCGGGATGTGCTGTGCGTACGCCGCGCTTGAGAGCAAGCCGGCTGACGCGGACGCTGATCCGCCAGAAGCGGATTCGGAGTCCATTTCTGCCAAACCGCCTTCGCAAAGCGATAAAGCAGACAAGCTTCCTGGCACAGGTCAACCAAACATAAGTCACAACCCCACGACCCagtctgcttcctcgtcttcctcctcttcttcttctccgtccgcctcctcttctccctctgcttcttctaCCTGCTCGTCCTCTGTTGCCGCGTgttcttcatcttcttcgtccgcttcttcctcttcgtcggcgcgggagacgaggaaggagctGCGGGCGGAGACACCTGAGGAAGCGATGGAGCGGACGCTGGAGGCCTCCACGTTGTTCGTCGAGCACTCGGaagaggcgtcgcggcctctctggcTGCATCCGGCTGTCGGCTACGCGTACCGCTGTCGCGTGCCATCCTGGCAGGGCTGGCCTccgctcgtcttcctcaagcgcctcctccgcagcaaACTGCGCACATGgttccgcaggcgccgcccgccgaaAGACAttgaggagggcggcgactccgacgccgacgccgactccgacgccgacgccgacgcagcgcggggcggcggcgctcgcggcagcgggcagggtgcgcgccgcgaaagTTCAGCATCGAAGGAGTCGGGGGCGAACCCTAGAAGGAGGGAACTTGTAGACTCTGAGAAACTCAGCGCGCGAAAGAGCGAAGCCGAGAAAGCCGCAGACGGGCCGCAGAGCGGAGaccgagcggcggcgccgccgaggactCTGCGCGACACAGGTCACGGGGCTTCGCCCCGGCTCTCCCCCTTGCCGcctgcctgcagcgccgccgcggcggaagtgAGGaaaggccgcgcggaggaagggaaACACCCGGGCAGGAGCCACGGGACTCCGAGTTTCCTcgcgaagcggaagacagcgcgcgacagcggacgcgagcacccctcctgcgcgcgccggctctcgaagcgcctccgccgcgccgcggccgcctcctcgccatccgcgtcgtctgccgcctcgtctccctcctccttcgcctcttcttcctcctcttcgggctcgccgaccgccgccacgttcgctgcgtcgtctgcttccgGCGTTGTGGTctcagcgggcgccgcgccgcaggctcgGGGACCGCGAGGGCGCACGGCggtccgcagcggcggcgactcaGATCGAGAGTCTTCTTCGGGGGTGCGCGCACTCCATTCTTTCTCACTGtttcggcggcgcgacgaggagtcGTTCAGCGAGTCCTCCGctgacgacgaggcggcggagcgacgcggagagaacTACAACTCCGACGTCGCCCTGGAAGAGTactgccgcctctgctctgacggcgcagaggactACGACGCCGCCttggcgcgcatgcgtgaaGCAGGTGAATCCGAGATCTCCTCGGATCACATTTCTCACACGGAGGGCTCCATGAGCGAcagaagcgaagacgacgaggaaccCAGTCTGCGCGTGGAGCAGCTCCAGGGGCGATCGAtgcggggcggagacgccggcgagggcggaggaggaggccgcccTGGAGGGGGttccgcagcgacgcacgcCGACGCACTCGAGGCGAATGCAGATGCGGATGCGGAAGCAGATGCGGATGCGAGTGAAGTTGAGCCCAGGAgccaggcgggcgccgccgactctCTCGACACCTCCAGGCGGTGGCGAAGGGACAGGGAGAAGGATTCttgcgcggcggacgccgaggggggcggcctgcgcggcgcgcgcgctgcggcagaaggtcacgcgcgcggagaggaaagcggcgcgggccgggcgcgccgccgggttCAGCCGGAAGAGCTCCCGCGCGACAAAAAGGGCAGtagcggcgctcgcgcagacgccgcggaagagcTCGACTCGAATGCAGaggggcgcaggcgcgacgaggaaggcgagcggcctcTCGACAGAGACCTCATAGCAGCGCCCGACGGAGGTCCCGAGGACGGAGGTCCCGAGGACGGAGATCCCGaggatgaagacgacgactCCTCGTTCTGGTCACGAGACAGCTCTTGGCCGTCCTTCTcggaaggggaagaagacgacgaactTCTGCCGCGCGAAGTGGAGCGGCGATACTTTTGGGAcgatgacgaagaagacacTTGGCCTACCGTCGACGTGCTGGAG AAGCACGGCTTCGCACCTGGGTCGTGGCGCTGGACCTTTGCgactgcgcgcgaggccgagcaGCACTTTTTGAACGCGAATTGGGCGCCGACTGTCGACGTCGGAAG GTTCGTGGGGCACTGCAACGCGGCGACGGACATCAAGGAAGTTGCTTTCTGGGGCGACGGCCACGtgctcgccggcagcgacgacgcatcCGTCTTTGCGTGGCGCTTGAACGACG GTGAGGTCGTGAACATCCTCCGCGGCCACGAGAGCCACGTGAACTGCGTCGCTGTCCAcccccgcggcgcatgcatcgccACGAGCGGCATCGACGATTTCATCAAAGTTTGGTCGCCGACCGCTGAAGCTCCTTTCGCACTC GATGAGAAGGCGTTGAAGATTTTGAAAAACAACCAAGCCCTCATGGACGAAGAGACGGTCTCGTCGACGGGCATCTTCACAGGTTTCCGCCCTGAAATCATTCG GCACTTCCTTGGTAGGATGGGAGGTCGCCCCAGCGAAGGTGACCGCGAAACCTACTGCAACATCCAGTAA
- a CDS encoding lipase (encoded by transcript BESB_001840), which translates to MRRLTGRLQRPLLFPSFPSRALVLFFSVLWCLACGLSAATVPESVRGLPPYDTVARRVPIGSESDESTGDAEAQERSLRRADSGVQRRDTPHPTGVYRVSASATYSPPPLGAIVPRTSPPARAATPLPGDGLPPFSQFSWAADAGALLRVAPAAARREGDEFDADLGDSQEDDELAVASHGSRQSLPPSFPSWPVATTNPVLSPFSRAPPRHEAAEVAPRGSAGDRALRLEESGADDDDGGAGLSATQALGSASLEDEFVVQLDADGQVTCVPRPRQKQGKALASQMFHPLYVFFPDANARRSEKGPSQEEGRTGGVSPSPFVWDLEAMASSSSSSHVSFRHSDERRSFRGEFSVGNEETPEDEPDSKEDVYHFRVRPRDVGYRPVDPLQTLSFGVQAPYEQHAFATSISKTPFASLPLLPRTDGLYRFHPPTPSYYAFSLSAAPAAPLPPREEAPSRLASQGPYAAAALRQSSRLVSAPPSSYAPAPALASPLPWRLQWDSTARREMSATPAAAPQQRMTLEGISEVSDLRRLGEDPSFGEEAYSHQEICGGLFHWRRSPKGAASLSCAWDRYSSTFAKKFADSVPLAFRSQGLTFKAVDAVNRLFSNLRFKHSNKPLERKPRSKAPTPHTADADAQKDEKEAKEGEPPAAEEAAESADKAEGWGHAIEKDSAHVEEAGKGEEESREASEEEEEAEEASRDRGHSRDEENGGNFLRTGAEEAERSASARHSSRSLGDAEEKTRDAAERSLGADLGSAYEGLSSRRRQADGDSIFTSSLWSALGSNDANRKEDLAVQGAKAVLASGPLRLTLGLLRKGHALFSQTRRLLGSPLTSFAWVLIQKLAGELRKQKKEGEGVMNLGRAVNSVLAAEGVKDTEPLESAMYLATGCKAHMHYSELYAEGYDVVPTDPASWPENPFFAWLLKRKAHAEMLLPAAVPAQLTVKITPTMPADVGNRGARLALYEMWHTLWFMIVEVTRSDFLWTWIKRKDVQHVFPGWTITTVGVHRVTERRPVRYANGVWRFRNIDPVTLEVIPRADGVETNPFEVLPPPRQHVDQVNLDDNLATTGGVNQSPWSFIAESLYANIARGGATPETVEDNADPVKPRTFYYGNKALTIYPDQCGEDATFTYAYDAPFSFLMTPADLPERVYTRIADEQEKPQRRGGGDSCRIKADESVYGNLVDAVWAFKPTSMPKMWLINRTVRPMVSEPLLSANPEARVHRGYHLLFTTSYKPRVEQFISQLTASSPPTPSSSFVSPAAAGLHALWLAYRHRSKKHPVTIVFSGHSQGGVAAQMSAFFFAKQMREVIQDGTVRVYVVVFGMPVWCTQAMYDEMRQSGVIIHEIASNIDPVPVLLATTHGLAQDRNIVSFKLEDMYKVSFRDPFPFEGLIWKYPRRKVDRKTHLIRATLRIEPLVDPAVNFGLTHSHFYAAALGLLSQRYKDIGWMSFLGFPLVPPHLQTTPPHVPEGMQGLREGHRLLLDGQGVLRPHDTPFARGLKLLKSLHHKNKARGPTLPRAPWSPRGRR; encoded by the exons ATGAGACGGCTTACGGGGCGTCTCCAGCGCCCCCTGCTGTTCCCTAGCTTCCCCTCTCGCGCCTTGGTGCTTTTCTTCTCGGTTTTATGGTGTCTCGCGTGCGGTCTCTCGGCCGCAACTGTGCCGGAGAGCGTCAGAGGTCTGCCGCCGTATGACacggtcgcgcgccgcgtcccgATCGGCAGCGAGAGTGACGAGTCGACGGgagatgcagaggcgcaggagcggTCCCTACGCAGGGCAGACTCAGGGGTGCAGAGGCGTGACACCCCGCACCCAACTGGAGTCTACCGAGTGTCTGCTTCTGCGACGTACTCACCGCCTCCCTTGGGCGCCATCGTCCCTCgcacgtcgccgcccgctcgcgccgcgacgccgcttCCTGGCGATGGATTGCCGCCGTTTTCTCAATTTTCCTGGgctgcggacgccggcgcgcttcttcgcgtggcccccgccgccgccaggcgcgaggGGGACGAATTCGATGCCGACCTTGGCGACTCtcaggaagacgacgagctcGCTGTGGCGTCGCACGGTTCGCGCCAGTCTCTGCCACCGTCCTTTCCCTCATGGCCAGTTGCGACGACGAACCCTGTGCTGAGtcccttctcgcgcgcgccccctcgccacgaagcagctgaagtcgctccgcgaggctctgcggGCGACCGCGCTTTGAGGCTTGAGGAGAGCGGGGCGgatgacgacgacggcggtgCCGGCTTGTCTGCGACGCAAGCGCTGGGAAGTGCGAGCCTCGAAGACGAGTTCGTCGTGCAACTGGATGCGGACGGTCAGGTGACTTGCGTCCCGCGTCCTCGGCAGAAACAGGGGAAAGCTCTTGCTTCCCAAATGTTCCATCCTCTCTACGTCTTCTTCCCCGACGCCAATGCGCGTCGATCTGAAAAGGGCCCCTCTCAGGAAGAGGGACGCACCGGCGGGGTGTCACCGTCGCCCTTTGTTTGGGACTTGGAGGCGAtggcctcgtcgtcctcctcttcgcacGTGAGTTTTAGGCACTCGGACGAGAGGAGGTCGTTCCGCGGCGAGTTTTCTGTTGGTAACGAAGAGACACCCGAAGACGAGCCAGACTCAAAAGAAGATGTGTATCACTTTCGCGTTCGGCCTCGCGACGTGGGATACAGGCCCGTCGACCCTCTACAGACTTTGTCCTTCGGCGTCCAGGCGCCGTATGAGCAGCACGCCTTTGCTACAAGCATCTCAAAGACTCCCTTCGCTtccctgcctctgctgccgcgcacCGACGGCCTGTACAGGTTCCACCCCCCGACTCCTTCCTACTACGCgttttcgctctctgcagcccccgccgcgcctctgcctcctcgcgaagaggcgccgtctcgcctcgcctcgcagggCCCGtatgccgcggcggcgttgcgCCAGTCTTCGCGGCTCGTCTCTGCACCGCCTTCTAGctacgcgccggcgccggcgctcgcgtcgccgctgccgtggCGCCTCCAGTGGGACTCGACCGCCCGGCGGGAGATGTCTGCgacccccgcggcggcccctCAGCAGCGCATGACGCTGGAGGGCATTTCCGAAGTGAGCGACCTGCGACGCCTGGGAGAGGACCCCAGCttcggcgaggaggcgtaCAGCCACCAGGAGATCTGCGGAGGCCTTTTCCACTGGCGACGCAGCCCGAAGGGGGCTGCGTCGCTGAGCTGCGCGTGGGATCGCTACTCCAGCACGTTCGCCAAGAAGTTCGCCGACTCTGTGCCGCTGGCCTTCCGCTCGCAAGGTCTCACGTTCAAGGCGGTGGACGCCGTGAACCGTCTCTTCAGCAACTTGCGCTTCAAACACAGCAACAAGCCGCTGGAACGGAAGCCCAGGAGTAAGGCGCCCACCCCCCATaccgcggacgccgacgcgcagaaagacgagaaggaggcgaaagagggagagccgcctgctgcggaagaagcggcggagtcgGCAGACAAGGCTGAGGGATGGGGTCACGCTATCGAGAAGGATAGCGCACacgtggaggaggcggggaaAGGGGAGGAAGAAtccagagaggcgagcgaggaggaagaggaggcagaagaggcgagcaggGATCGAGGGCACTCGAGAGATGAGGAAAACGGAGGGAACTTTTTGCGGacgggcgcagaggaggcggagaggtcCGCTTCGGCGCGACACTCCTCGCGGAGCTtaggagacgccgaggaaaagacgcgcgacgcggcagagcggAGTTTGGGCGCGGACTTGGGCAGCGCGTACGAGGGGCTGTCTTCGCGACGCAGACAAGCAGACGGCGACTCCATTTTCACCAGCAGCCTCTGGTCTGCGCTGGGCAGCAATGACGCCAACAGGAAGGAGGACTTGGCGGTTCAGGGGGCGAAGGCGGTCCTCGCCTCGGGGCCTCTCCGACTCACCCTCGGTCTCCTGCGAAAGGGTCACGCGCTCTTCAGTCaaacgcgtcgcctcctcgggaGCCCGCTGACCAGCTTCGCCTGGGTGCTGATTCAGAAGCTCGCGGGCGAGCtcaggaagcagaagaaggagggcgagggcgtcaTGAATCTGGGCCGCGCCGTCAACTCGGTtctcgccgcggaaggcgtcAAGGATACCGAGCCTCTCGAATCCGCCATGTATCTTG CGACTGGATGCAAGGCGCACATGCACTACAGCGAGCTCTACGCGGAGGGATACGATGTGGTTCCCACGGACCCCGCGAGTTGGCCGGAGAACCCGTTCTTCGCCTGGCTGCTCAAGCGGAAGGCCCACGCGGAGatgctgctgccggcggctgTTCCCGCGCAGCTGACG GTCAAGATTACGCCGACGATGCCGGCGGACGTGGGGaaccgcggcgcccgcctcgcgctctacGAAATGTGGCATACACTCTGGTTCATGATCGTCGAAGTCACGCGATCGGACTTCTTGTGGACGTGGATCAAACGCAAGGACGTCCAGCACGTCTTCCCCGGCTGGACCATCACTACCGTCGGCGTTCACCGCGTCACAGAGCGGC GCCCGGTGCGATACGCGAACGGCGTCTGGCGCTTCCGCAACATCGACCCCGTGACACTCGAGGTGAttccgcgcgcggacggcgtcGAGACCAATCCGTTTGAAgtcctcccgccgccgcggcaacACGTCGACCAAGTTAACCTCGATGACAACCTGGCCACGACTGGCGGAGTCAACCAGAGCCCGTGGAGCTTCATCGCCGAGAGCCTCTACGCGAAcatcgcgcgcggcggcgccacg CCGGAGACTGTGGAGGACAATGCGGATCCGGTGAAGCCTCGGACGTTTTATTACGGGAACAAGGCGCTCACGATTTATCCTGACCAgtgcggagaagacgcgacgtTCACGTACGCCTACGATGCGCCGTTTTCGTTTCTGATGACCCCCGCGGACCTGCCTGAGCGCGTGTACACGCGCATCGCAGACGAACAGGAAAAACCtcagcgccgaggcggggGAGACTCGTGCCGCATCAAGGCCGATGAGAGCGTCTACGGCAACCTCGTGGATGCCGTCTGGGCCTTCAAACCCACTTCGATGCCAAAA ATGTGGCTGATTAATCGCACTGTGAGGCCGATGGTGTCCGAGCCGCTGCTTAGCGCGAAtccggaggcgcgcgtgcaTCGCGGCTACCACCTGCTTTTCACGACTTCCTACAAACCGCGCGTGGAACAGTTCATTTCGCAGCTcaccgcgtcctcgccgccgacgccttcttcctccttcgtctccccagccgcggcgggcctTCACGCTCTTTGGTTGGCGTACCGTCACCGCTCCAAGAAGCACCCCGTGACGATCGTCTTCAGCGGACACTcgcagggcggcgtcgctgcgcaaatgtctgcgttcttcttcgcgaAACAAATGCGGGAAGTCATTCAGGACGGCACCGTCCGAGTCTATGTCGTCGTTTTTGGAATGCCCGTG TGGTGCACCCAGGCCATGTACGACGAGATGCGACAGAGCGGCGTCATCATTCACGAGATTGCCTCCAACATCGACCCGGTCCCTGTTCTCCTCGCGACGACTCACGGCCTGGCGCAGGACAGAAATATCGTTTCC TTCAAGCTTGAGGACATGTATAAAGTTTCGTTTCGAGACCCATTCCCGTTCGAGGGCCTGATCTGGAAGTACCCGAGGCGGAAAGTCGACCGGAAGACGCACCTCATCCGGGCCACGCTCCGCATCGAGCCGCTGGTAGACCCCGCTGTGAACTTTGGTCTCACGCACTCTCACTTCTACGCCGCTGCCCTGGGGCTCCTTAGTCAAAGATACAAGGATATAGG GTGGATGAGCTTTTTAGGTTTCCCGTTAGTCCCGCCGCATCTCCAGACGACGCCTCCGCACGTCCCCGAAGGCATGCAAGGACTGCGCGAGGGTCACCGGCTGCTGCTCGACGGGCAAGgcgtcctgcggccgcaTGATACTCCGTTCGCGCGCGGACTCAAGTTGCTCAAGAGCCTCCACCACAAGAATAAAGCCCGCGGTCCCACTCTCCCCCGGGCCCCATGGAGcccgcgagggaggagatGA